Within Euwallacea fornicatus isolate EFF26 chromosome 32, ASM4011564v1, whole genome shotgun sequence, the genomic segment TCTGGATTTTATATTCGCCAATCAGTTCttgcaaatgagtaccaagcTGCCTACAAAATACATATATGGTATTGGAGATCACACTTCCAGTTTGTTACTCAGTATTGATTGGAATAAATATACTCTATGGAATCATGACATTCCTCCAGAATTCAATGTAAGGGTTTAGTGAAAGCTCTTTTAAATCCTTAAATTACATCCTTATACAGAAAAACCTCTATGGGTCTCATCCTCTGTACCTTTTAATGGAGAATTCCGGTAACAGTCATGGGGTATTTCTGCTTAATAGCAATGCAATGGGTGCGtttataatgtatttttatttgagttGAGTgagtaatatttaaaatgcacAGATATTTTGCTTCAACCTACTCCAGCCCTGACGTTTCGCACGATAGGAGGGATTctggatttttatttcttcatgGGGCCTTCGCCTTCTGATGTTGTTGACCAATACACTGAACTAGTAGGAAGGCCTTATATGCCCCCTTATTGGAGCCTTGGGTTCCACTTGTGCAGGTTTGGCTATAGGACTTTGAACCAGACTAGAGAGGTGTTGGAAAATAACCTtaaaatgggaatttttatTGTGAGTTCTAATTGAAGGCATTATAGAGGGTCACCGAGAGTTATTGCAGGACACTCAGTGGAACGACTTGGACTATATGAATAACAGCAATGATTTCACTTATGATAAAGTCAAATATGAACAACTTCCCGCTTTTGTTGAAGATTTGCACAGTCACGGAATGCACTATGTGCCTCTTATTGACGCCGGAGTGAGTGCTGGGGAGCAGTCAGGCTCATATCCCCCTTATGATGCTGGTATTAAGATGgatatatttgttaaaaattcttcaGGGCAGCCCTTTGTAGGAAAAGTATGTGGtggtatttattattgaagttTCGCCTCAATTTTCCTCTTATATAGGTCTGGAACTCTCATTCGACAGTTTGGCCTGATTTCACGCATCCATACACTGTGGACTATTGGACGCAAATGCTCAAGAATTTGCACCAGCAGGTGCCATTTGATGGAGCCTGGATTGACATGAACGAACCTTCCAACTTCTTGTCAGGCTCCGCCAATGGATGCCCCAAGTCGGACTTGGAGAGTCCTCCTTATTTGCCGGGGGTGGATGGGGGCGCGCTCAACTACAAGACCATGTGCATGACTGCCCGACAGTATGCGGGGTTGCATTATGACGTGCATAACTTGTTTGGGATCACCGAGGCTATTATTACCAGTTTGTAAGTAAAACGAAGCaaaaattcagatttattattgtatCTGGCAATATTGCCTGATGGAACAAGGAGAATTTTTATAACTATGTTAACACTTTCCATTTTCTCTTCCAATTGCTTCAAGCGAAACTAAAATTTCAGTGCAATGGCCGAAATAAGGGGTAAACGACCAATGGTCATTTCCCGGTCAACATTCAGCGGCCATGGACACTACGCGGGCCATTGGAGCGGCGATGTCTTCTCGACTTGGGATGGCCTCAAGCAGAGTATTCCTCGtacgtttttatttaattaattaggcCAACCACGCTCTATATTTTTCCATGTGATAGATCTTCTGAGCTTCAGTTTGTATGGGGTGCCCCTAATGGGAGCGGACATTTGCGGCTTCAACGGCAATACCACCGAGCAGCTCTGCAACAGATGGCAGCAGTTGGGGGCCTTTTATCCGTTCTCGAGAAACCACAACACTGACGATGGAATtgtaatgcaatttttatggtttttaggGTGacatttaggttttttttgtAGGCCCAAGACCCGGCTTCAATGGGACCTCTTGTGGTGAAGTCGACCAAGAAAGCATTGCGGGTCAGATACGCTCTTCTTCCCTACCTGTACACATTATTTTATAGAGCTCATCAAAATGGGGAGACTGTGGCCCGGCCCTTGTTCTTCGAGTGAGTGTCTTGTTATCGTTTAATAGTCCttaatgttaatgttttgTTGTCAGGTTCTATAAAGACCGAGAGACTTTGTCCATAGATAAACAGTTCCTATGGGGTTCTGCGTTGTTGATTGTCCCAGTTCTTGAGGTACGTGTCCCtgccttaatttaattttctgataGATTTCATGTAGGAGAGCGCCACCTCAGTCAACGCTTACTTGCCCGAAGGACGGTGGTATAACTATTACACCAATCTTTGCACTGAGAGTAAAGGAGAGTACATCAATTTAACTGCTCCTTTGGATACGATTCCGGTATTTGTAAGGGGTGGAAGCGTGCTGCCCCGACAGGATCCCAGACCTACCACTACCGAGACAAGGACGACCAAATTGGAGCTTCTGGTGGCTCTTGACGTGAGCGGGGAGGCCTGGGGGGAATTATTTTGGGATGATGGAGATTCTTTGAGTGAGTTTTAGTGCTTGTTTAACATcgtaaaccaaaatttttctCCCAGATACAGTAGAAGAGAAGCGATACTGCTTAATCAACTTCCATGTAGAAAGTAACACTTTGCGCAGTGTAAATGTCAACTGGGCTGAGGAGTTCCCTCCAAATCTGAACTCAATAACCATTCTAGGGTTGCAGAAAATAGCCTCTCAAGTGAGCGTAAACGGGAAAAGTGTGCCCTTTAAGTACGACCATGAGAGCAAGGTAAAACATTTCATAATGCGTGTTCAagatattataataaaacatttttccagtCTCTCATTGTCAGCAACCTGAACTTATCCCTCGAGAAACTACTGGTAGTaatatggaaataaataaGACTCTTACATAGCAACTATCTATATAAGCAAATGTTACCCTCCATTACAGTAGCCTTGGTGTCTCTTATAATGATAATCGTATACCAAAGAGTTTTTAATAACCCTTTTAAGCCGCGCTCACAATCACAAATTCGTTAGATCTGCGTTATTTGGGGCCCTTCtctgtgatgtgttgtgccaaaACTTGAGTTTAAAGTTTTTCTGATTGACTCAAATAACAATCTTTTAGAAAATAGAACAATCTCCGTTAGGATAACTAAAAGTGAGTTTTACAAATGTGATATAGACATGTGTGTTTTCAAGGGGTTCCTGCCTGCCtattcttaaatttaaagcGCTTCAGACAtgttttagtatttaagaaCCAATCACTATGTAATCGTAGTCCTCAGTGggtatgttaaaattttaccattatattatgacattttaaatcaacttaaatattgtgtttttttttaatatttcccacaatttaaatatctcctggatgtttgagctgtAAGCGAAACGAGCTCAAAGCGTGTAGCGCGATAATTTCAAGTTTCCGTAACGAGTCGGAAGTGTTCGCACTGGATCGGAGGGACGCTCGGTTTGGGCCAATTGTACGGAGTTggcaaaaatctaaatattgaaaaagctTAAAACGCTTTATAAACTACTTCGaatttttcttagttttttttaaataaaatccagTTTACTTTCGTGTAGATTGTAGATAAGGTGATCTTTATGTTtctcatatatatatatatatatatatatacatatatatcgATTTCATTGCTTTTTTTGCCTATTCCTAATGATCAAAATGTAGCTATAAACGGTCAAAGTAAATGTGTTTCAAACCTAATTTTTGTCTCATTCAAATGTCCTGCTAATGAAAATTGAACTCTACGTATTTTTACGTACGAAAAACATGTTAAATTGCGATTCTTAGTCGGATGAGTAGCCGTTGAAAGTTGGCTAATATGGTTCCATCTAGCGGCGATAACTTGAagttggaagttcaaaaactTTGActtatttgaagaatttttgtaTGACTCAACAGTGAATCAACTCTGTTTCTGTGCGTTTACTAACGAATTTAAACCAGAATGTGATATGCATTATGAGCGGCAATCAActtgtgaatatttttccgGGTTTTGAGTATTGGACAGGGAGAATTCAACTGTTTCCACAAGATCAATTAAGAGTTCATCTCTATTTTCCatggaatttcttaatttccaaaatgaaaCTCACCTTGGTATTTCGATAACAGGCTACTGAAGGTTGTACAAACTGTATTTCTAAGACAGCCCATTCTGAAATGATTAACCGATTTTAGTGAAACACTGctacttaaaaatttagaatttcatttttgaattttgaaagagGAGTAGGGAGATCagcatattttacatattggTCTTACATTATCAGAAggtgaattaattttatggatttttgaATTGTGAGAATgaatacataatttaaaataataaatataataatgaaaataaaaaaaataataaagaattgtCTGGAACGACGTGAAGAAAATACTTTCGGAATTTGGCCGTACTGATATTTACAAGTATTTCAGCCTAATGTTTGTGCTTTAATGAAATAGGAATATGCTGCAATCAGCAAATTCGAAACTCTTCCTAAAGTTACCCTTATTCACTAACTTTTCTTTCTCAATTTACAGCAAACATCTTCGGTCTCCATTAGCTTTGGCCACTCGAGGGTAAAACGTAACTTAATTCTAAAGCGAAGAAGATGAATATAGACAAATTTATGCCATTTTTATTTACGCATTAATCTTCTCGCGCTTCGTCTGTCGTCCTGAcctcaaaatggaaattatcaGCGATTCCCATTTCCGAGAGTCTTAAACTCAACTTTTAAAAGTCGCTTCAAAAACCCACTTTGTTGTGGAATTTCGCTTTGAATAACATCATTTAGTATCTgtttaaaagttgaaatttcatcattatttattactgGTTTAACTACAATATTCAGTCAAAGATTGTATTGGTCCAGATTGAACTTCCCATTACTGTTATTGTAAGCCCATTCAGAAACCACCTTGCCTTTAAGAGAGTTCACCTCGCAGCTGCCAAATCTTTCGTACATTTTCACTTCGCTGTTATTACCCACGAAGTGCGCTGCTGTATGTTCATACACTGCCTTACATTCGTAGATATGCTgacctaaaattaaaaatactactttCAAATCAACTTTTGCCCCATTGGGACCAAAAAGTTTTTAGGGGTCAGATAGTTTTTATTTGCTGGTAGGAAATTGAAGTTGCCCTaatcaacataattttttaggtTAATTATAGATTTAGATTGTCACATGCTGATTACTCTTTTGTgcgacaataattattttcctaataaGTGCTAGAAGGGCACTTTTCGCAAGAATTATGAGCGATATTTTTTCTCGAGCACGCCGCGGATACTGTTTTTCGcgaactgaaaatttttaagcaagTGGTACCAAGCAGGTGATCCGATGACACCAATCCGTTTCAGCCCGGTCCTGGTCCCTGCTCATAAAATTCATCAAActcaattaaaaagtttaccCATTAATTTGTCTAGCCTCAGGTGAAAGGATGGATGgggaagtttttaattaactttgagGAAAGAAACCTCAAACATACCGGCTTCAAAAGTGAATCCAATCTCATCGCTAGGTCTGCCGCTCTCCCCGTGCTGCCATAATCGCAAGTCGCAGCTCTCGATGGCGTCAATTTTACCATTGGCGTGCACCACGTACCCCATTTCGTAATGAGACGCTGTGCATGGTTGAGATACTAAACCCAACACTATGCGAGTTTGGTTGTTCAAGTAGAACATTTGATATATGTAGCGATGCATTATTGTCCAGTCGCGTTTGTTGCCTGGGAAATTGAGCGGAAAGGTTAGGGAACGCTTTATTGTTCGATATATCGATCGGAACGGAAGAACTTTTGGTTGGAAAAGaagttaattattaacaatcaCTTACCGAAACTGTGATCGCGGAATGCGTCGAGTTTTAAAGGTACTTCTTTGCCATCCACCTTGAGTATTCCCTCCAAAAACCCATGTTGTTCGTAATGGGCTTGATGacttctgaaaattttaacttctACAGGGTTACTCAAATTCGCCGGATACAATTGGAATCTTAAAAACCGCAAGAGAAATAAAGTCGGCTAAAATAAGGCAAACTTGCTAACAAAGTTTTACCGAATTCGTGTTTTTTACAATGTTGGAGATCTCAATCGTGAAGACTGCATTTGAAAAGCTgtgtataaatgaaattaaccaACAAGCAAATATTGTGGACAAACTGGTGaaggagatttttttaattaaattcagtaTGATTACACCCGGACGCCTCTGATAGTTGTTCTGTAAGTTTATCCGTATAACCAAATTAAATCTTCATTTCATTTGCGCCTTTTCACTGAGGCAGAGAGACTAAAGACACTTTGATACTCCTGAAATCAGGATTTTGACAAGACAAATTAATCCCGTGCAGCGAAcaggaaaagtttttttattgcccATTACACTGCATTTCGATTCTctccaaattaaaaatcgcTTTTCTTACTTTTTAAGATTCTCGAATAGTTCCTTGGACCACGTTTCTTTGGCGATGCTTCTAGCCAGCATTTTTGCGGGCAACTCTACGTCGTAGAAGAACCATGGCAAGTCACTGAACCACGACGCTTGCATTTCTACTTGGACCAGCTTATTCGTTTCgtgaaccctgtatatatgaaAAAGCGCATATTGtaagatatttgaaattgcgCGGTTTGTTTTGCATTGAAAGTGGAGATTCGGTGAACAAGCTATAGGTAAACAGAGAATCAAATGTATATAGCTGCTAGTATTCGCGTGGTCAATGGTTATTTTAGGGGAATATTTCGAGTTTTAGATGgtaggaaataaattttgtgaaggAAAAGTTggaatttctttttgaaattggAGACTATGTACAGGagaagtaataattattaatgaaagTTGGAATAATTTCCTATGGGCCAATATACTCgtctttggattttttttagcaattgAGACGCTAATCCATGGCAgcataattaaacaaaataatgtcACCCTCTCCTCTTACGTCTTCTATGCGTGATTGCGTCAATGTATGATACATATTTTGAGTCCAAACTTCGAAGTTCAAACTCCACCTCAGGGTCACTTcgagttagttcaggttagttcctGCTACTCAATTTTTCCCCTTTTTGGGGAGAATTTTTAGGAAGAGAAACTCTTCTGTGTCGGTCCGGAGTCGTTCGTACAGGGTGGAAAATCAGTCTGGAATATCGCTAAtactttaaataattgaattaataaatttggggCATTGTCGAATCTTTTATTAATCTGCAGGTGATTGGAGCTGCTCATTGCACAAAAAGTCTCAGTCCGATTTAAATCGGTTCAAGTCCAATTTGAATGAGTAATCGTAAACAAAGAAGGCTTTACCCTCGTTAAAACACAAAGCTGAAACGAAGTTTCGTTAAGGAGAAAACCTAATTGTCTTGAAGTTCTAAAGCCGAACTTTCAATACCAGAGACGAGCGATTAAGTGAATGCTTAAAACCACAGTTATTGGCAACAATCCGACTCCCCGGCCCGTCTTTTATTAGACACTTTCAGggagaaattactcttttttaCAAACTTATCGAATATCGATTGCTACATTGGTAAGTAGTGGCAATTCCATTTAACAAGATCGCTCCTGCCCGAAACCTCAGGACAAGGCAAGGTGAAACCCTTACGCGACTCACATCCGCGTCACCGACATCCattcgtttcaaattaatactTCAGAATTAACGAAACTAGACAAGAACCGTCTCCCCTTTATTGAATCGGAGCCGTGCAGCTTTGTTTGAGTCTTACCTCATTTTTCCCTTATAAGAAAGCCTCCATTTCTTCATTGGTTCAACTGGGTAATACTCAAAGCCGTCGGCAGCCCACGATTTGTCGGACATCATAGAGTCTTCAATGAGTTTAGTGTCTGGTAATTTAGGGGTTTCGAGCAGACCAAattgaggatgtttcaagtaGATGAGGCCGTTAATTACTCCTTGATGGCGCCTCTCTGCTCCTGCTATCAGGAAGACGTCCTCCTGGGACACTCCGTGGAAGAATATGGCGTCAAAGGCTTTGGGTTCGTTCGAAAGGGGTTGCCGCTTATCGAGTTCTTTTTCATTGAAGAGAGATTTCCCTGTTAGGTAGAATTTTAGTCTGCGTAGCACCAGTAACGTGAGGAATGCGGGGTATTTGATAAAGTACCACTTTCCTGGTTGGCTGTACACTCCGAAAATCTTCTTGGGGTCTTTTTTGTTTGTAACGTATACGAATGAAAGAAACAGCACTAAGGCTGCCGCCAACAAGTCCATGTACATGTTGCGGACTTCAACACATAGTTTTACTAACTAACTTTTTAACTTGCTTCAATTAGCAGCATTAAAGCAGCTTTTAAAGTGTACTTGTTCGAATTTCGTCAACGTTCCATTATCGCTTTTTATCGCGAGTTTTTCTTATCGTCATTACTTAGGCAAACAACAGCAATGTTTTTCAAGTaagttttcagatttttgaCTCTGTCCcctttaattcaataaaccCTTTCCGGGTCTTAAATCAGAAGGATTAATTGATTAAACGGGCCCAATTAacgaattaaatttcatcGATGGCTCAGTGCTTCGGCAAGTGTCCTAACGACCAACATGgatttcgacgagcttttGCCACATATTGGGGAGTTTGGCAGGTACCAAAAGCTGATAATATGGTTCGTTTTGTTTCCAGCAGTTTTTCCATGTGGATTCCACGCCTATAATCAGTTGTTCATGGCGCGGGTTCCGGAGCATTGGTGCAGGCTGCCCTCTATTCCCAACGTTCACGAGGAGGTCATAAAGAATTTTAGGTAAGCAAGACTGGAGGGGGGAGGGAGACTAGATTTTGCGCCAATATTGATATTACacatgacatttttaaaattatcgtcGTCACGTATATAAAATATCATGAATTGGGAGCTTTGTTTGGCATTGGCAATGTAAACAATCATCTGGAAATGTTGTTCGAGCTGCTATTCGTATCGCAGGAAACGGTCAGATGGGACATATcggaataaaatattattttccggagaataaaacaacaaatccGATGTTTGCGGCATTGCTTCCGAATACAATGCGCCGTTATTATTTCCTAATTGAATGATAGAAAATTGTTCTCCATATGTGTTTACTTTTATAGTGGCAGAGGCTGTCATGCTATCGGCCCTCATTAGAAGTGTCACAATGTCGTATTCAAATATCGTCACCTATGTCCAGTAAAAGATTCATTGTTGTTGGTACACCATAGGAGGATGGtctcagaagtacccgacctgacatatagatggcgatttttttgttgaaagtttacctatattacaaagacatAACCTTAAAATGCTTATGTttaaagtttgagggtgctTCGTTGATTTGTATTCGTTTTGGAGCGGTTATTAGTGAACGTGTTTAGAAATTGTATGAGCATGGGAAAAACTAGTAATCGACACgcgattcaatactttcatttgaaaggccttagtccatccaacatcaaaacgGAACTAGATTGTACTCTGTgggaatctggtccttcaTTAACAACTGTAGAATATTGCATGGCAGAGTTTAAGGGCAGGCGTACGAGCTGTCACGACGAACGCCGCAGTAGTCGTCACCCAATGAGGTGATCGTGTCAGTTTTTTTGGACATATAcgagataatttttattaactacCTCCCTAAAGgacaaacaataaacggagaatattatacaaatttactgCAGTTTTTGACcgaaaaaatgagaaaaaagcgACCGTATTTCAACGCGCCAGCCTGCACTTCCGTCATCACGATaaccaaaatcaattaacttgGATTCGATATTTTTCCTCATCTCACTCTATTCGCGAGATTTAggcccctcagattatttcttataattaatatttgaaaaaatgactcgGCGAAAACAGAGTTGAGAAGAGTGAAAAGATGAAGTCCAAGATCGATTCCAATGTTGAAACATTCGTAGCTTCTTATTATAAATAGGACATAGAAGACGTCGCTGATAAAAATGTGCCAATCTAAAAGGAGCCTCATCttcagaaataatgtaattttttctaattttcttctcttttaaGTGTCACGTCGGATACTTCTGAGATTATCCTTGTACGCACTCTTCACTTATTATTTTTGCCTCGGCTCTGGCAATAACTTTCAGTACGCCCCTGCAATTTACCTTGTCttgcttaaaaatgtttaaaattgattgcCTCAAAGGGGCCATACAGTCGCTTTGTCACCTATTTTAGTGAATTTTAAGTGCTCTTAAATGAAGGTGCCTCAAATAGCACTTCCAAAGCATCAACATCTCAATTGAGTTATCCAGGGTTAGCGTCCCGCTGGAcagaaaaatatctttaaaatttagctttaatgtaatttaagaaaattttatcttaaactgtacagggtgtttttgcAATCCCATTCTTGGCTTTCATGAAACGAAAGTCGATCATGGCAAAAAAGTTGCGCAGGGCACAGTATTATGATAATTAGAAATTCTTGGAGCGTCTGCTCGTTAGACCCACACTCCTTCAATCCACTTACCTAAATGTTTCTCTGAAATTTCTGCACTGCAATCACGAAAATTAGCTCTTAAGCTACAAATCAAGCACATACCTGGAAGGCCATCTCGAGGATGTTTAAGCTTTAAACCCCATTGAAATATCGGAATTTGCATTATCGTATTCCCTCCCTGCAACTCGTATCTTAATACTTGATATAGAGCTTATCTCCGTCGAGATGTATCTCAATTAGTAATATGATTACAATCGGACCATTTTCTATGCCTCAAATTCGCTCAATACTCaacgtttcgttttttttttatcgcggttttagttaaaaaaaccCCATTATTATTGTACCAACATATTTGGAACTGTTCAATGTGTCTAGTTCAAATATTGCATCCactgtttaaatttcattgacCGCCCataactgtattttttttagaaataaaaattcaacgttcgataataaaaaaagcacCCTCTCAAATCCTGAGTAATAAATACAACATCATTTTTCTCCCTTATCCTTGGCCGATTTGCACCCTAAAGCCCTCGTGATAATGGTTGCGCTCATGCAGTggtttaaatcatttttcttcGAGCTCCACTTCATCCATCTTTGTCGGCCAGGTAAACGGTCCAGGGGCAGTTTTTACGTTAAAGAAATCTATCCCTTGTAGCATTCCCATCGAAACCTCCCTGGATAACAAATCTCGCTTCAGCGATTGTCTTATGTATGATTTACCTTATGATTCGTTGAGTTCTGACCGACTGGATAGAGCAAACCTA encodes:
- the LOC136348163 gene encoding uncharacterized protein, which codes for MYMDLLAAALVLFLSFVYVTNKKDPKKIFGVYSQPGKWYFIKYPAFLTLLVLRRLKFYLTGKSLFNEKELDKRQPLSNEPKAFDAIFFHGVSQEDVFLIAGAERRHQGVINGLIYLKHPQFGLLETPKLPDTKLIEDSMMSDKSWAADGFEYYPVEPMKKWRLSYKGKMRVHETNKLVQVEMQASWFSDLPWFFYDVELPAKMLARSIAKETWSKELFENLKKSHQAHYEQHGFLEGILKVDGKEVPLKLDAFRDHSFGNKRDWTIMHRYIYQMFYLNNQTRIVLGLVSQPCTASHYEMGYVVHANGKIDAIESCDLRLWQHGESGRPSDEIGFTFEAGQHIYECKAVYEHTAAHFVGNNSEVKMYERFGSCEVNSLKGKVVSEWAYNNSNGKFNLDQYNL
- the LOC136348389 gene encoding lysosomal alpha-glucosidase-like isoform X2 — its product is MKIRNILTSFRTRRTRGLISANSVSFENLGNEIPADRLPRLKESSLNTSLSASPVNLSPSHYKRFEPDPNIEVNNSSRPSLATVLLCIVLSAVFLILPIIYLLNSFDFIYEHENLKHNPIVQQTGGSYDSSDDLHKVWDHVVREPKVLPPPPKPDYSQCKLLTNKDKFDCFPEDGANQDGCEARGCCWIPAKTKPKNVPYCFYPPNYNTYKILNVSQTAFGLVAFLNRTYRSAYPDDIISVKMIVKYETENRLHVQFIDAFNARFEPAYPEVPLVDKASQNLNYIFELDMFQSGFKVVRKADNTTIFDSNNFLDFIFANQFLQMSTKLPTKYIYGIGDHTSSLLLSIDWNKYTLWNHDIPPEFNKNLYGSHPLYLLMENSGNSHGVFLLNSNAMDILLQPTPALTFRTIGGILDFYFFMGPSPSDVVDQYTELVGRPYMPPYWSLGFHLCRFGYRTLNQTREVLENNLKMGIFIDTQWNDLDYMNNSNDFTYDKVKYEQLPAFVEDLHSHGMHYVPLIDAGVSAGEQSGSYPPYDAGIKMDIFVKNSSGQPFVGKVWNSHSTVWPDFTHPYTVDYWTQMLKNLHQQVPFDGAWIDMNEPSNFLSGSANGCPKSDLESPPYLPGVDGGALNYKTMCMTARQYAGLHYDVHNLFGITEAIITSFAMAEIRGKRPMVISRSTFSGHGHYAGHWSGDVFSTWDGLKQSIPHLLSFSLYGVPLMGADICGFNGNTTEQLCNRWQQLGAFYPFSRNHNTDDGIAQDPASMGPLVVKSTKKALRVRYALLPYLYTLFYRAHQNGETVARPLFFEFYKDRETLSIDKQFLWGSALLIVPVLEESATSVNAYLPEGRWYNYYTNLCTESKGEYINLTAPLDTIPVFVRGGSVLPRQDPRPTTTETRTTKLELLVALDVSGEAWGELFWDDGDSLNTVEEKRYCLINFHVESNTLRSVNVNWAEEFPPNLNSITILGLQKIASQVSVNGKSVPFKYDHESKSLIVSNLNLSLEKLLVVIWK
- the LOC136348389 gene encoding lysosomal alpha-glucosidase-like isoform X1; this encodes MKIRNILTSFRTRRTRGLISANSVSFENLGNEIPADRLPRLKESSLNTSLSASPVNLSPSHYKRFEPDPNIEVNNSSRPSLATVLLCIVLSAVFLILPIIYLLNSFDFIYEHENLKHNPIVQQTGGSYDSSDDLHKVWDHVVREPKVLPPPPKPDYSQCKLLTNKDKFDCFPEDGANQDGCEARGCCWIPAKTKPKRFKRVPLDVPYCFYPPNYNTYKILNVSQTAFGLVAFLNRTYRSAYPDDIISVKMIVKYETENRLHVQFIDAFNARFEPAYPEVPLVDKASQNLNYIFELDMFQSGFKVVRKADNTTIFDSNNFLDFIFANQFLQMSTKLPTKYIYGIGDHTSSLLLSIDWNKYTLWNHDIPPEFNKNLYGSHPLYLLMENSGNSHGVFLLNSNAMDILLQPTPALTFRTIGGILDFYFFMGPSPSDVVDQYTELVGRPYMPPYWSLGFHLCRFGYRTLNQTREVLENNLKMGIFIDTQWNDLDYMNNSNDFTYDKVKYEQLPAFVEDLHSHGMHYVPLIDAGVSAGEQSGSYPPYDAGIKMDIFVKNSSGQPFVGKVWNSHSTVWPDFTHPYTVDYWTQMLKNLHQQVPFDGAWIDMNEPSNFLSGSANGCPKSDLESPPYLPGVDGGALNYKTMCMTARQYAGLHYDVHNLFGITEAIITSFAMAEIRGKRPMVISRSTFSGHGHYAGHWSGDVFSTWDGLKQSIPHLLSFSLYGVPLMGADICGFNGNTTEQLCNRWQQLGAFYPFSRNHNTDDGIAQDPASMGPLVVKSTKKALRVRYALLPYLYTLFYRAHQNGETVARPLFFEFYKDRETLSIDKQFLWGSALLIVPVLEESATSVNAYLPEGRWYNYYTNLCTESKGEYINLTAPLDTIPVFVRGGSVLPRQDPRPTTTETRTTKLELLVALDVSGEAWGELFWDDGDSLNTVEEKRYCLINFHVESNTLRSVNVNWAEEFPPNLNSITILGLQKIASQVSVNGKSVPFKYDHESKSLIVSNLNLSLEKLLVVIWK